Genomic segment of Salvia hispanica cultivar TCC Black 2014 chromosome 2, UniMelb_Shisp_WGS_1.0, whole genome shotgun sequence:
CCATGGTCGTACCAGATCCGAAGGAACCGGTACCCGTGTTGGACCCGAAGGCCCCAACACTCGATCCATTGAAGGATCCGAAGGAACCACTAAAAGTGGAACCAACCGACCCACTAGAGGATGATCCAACAGTGGGCCCAAAGGGGTTCGTAAACCCCCATGACAATGTAGACGAAGAGGTGAACCCAGGGGTAGGGACCATTGTGGGGATTGGTCCGGTGTTCGCCATGGTGGAAGAGATgatggcggcggtggtggccgGATTGGTGGCAGCGGCGGTGTTGGATTCAGTCGACATCTCCAGCAAAGGTGATTATAGTTTCGAAAGTTTTAGTTTCAGTTTTAGGTCCAGATCCCTTCAAAAGCAAGTtatatctcgtcttgcgattGTTGGTTCTAAGACTTACAAGAAGGAATACAAGAGCTAACTGAACCGAAATTACAAAAGAGGATTCAAAACTAATAAACTGAAAAGGAAattagccgagtcgaggaggcctctttccgcaagacgagatacgccccggtagtgctcttcggattgacgtttcgtccccaaagataaaacggctacgtCTCGATGAAGCAACACCGCTATCGACAGAggctccggcgaactggatggaggaaAGGGCGAGCTTCGACAAAAGAACaatgcagagagagagagagcttatGATGCAGAATGCTTTCTAGTGTTTGATGATGTGTAGAATGCAtggaatggctagcctatttataggctcggTCCATTGCAGGGGGTCAACGGCCATAATGGCCGTCATTAATGCTAGACCGTAACGGTCGTCGGTTACGAACTGTAACGTTCGGGCGTTACAAGCCGTTACGCGCTCAGAGCTAGAGAGGTTgagtctagaagcttctagattcgtTCACGACGTGGACTATCATgtgtcagccacgttggcttaCCGCGTCATACCGATGAGGTGGcatcccgcttggctcgctgacgtggaaacggtggtggtctaaaaagaactagacccACTAGACTTGGGCCAAGCCCGCAACTAGGCCCAAGCACCAAGCCCAAAGAAcagcccaaagaccaattgccaagatccaagtccaagtccaagggCAGGGGCAGGGGCACGAGCACGGGCgcgggctcgggctcgagGCTCGTGGCAGGCGGGCGGCGCGCGCGTGtgcgcgcgtgtgggctcttacagcccatcttagtccactataattattacatgtaataatccttcttattaaatactagtttaataaggttgaaaCTTTCAATGtcggataattaactctcttaattattccctaatctcctctcatagctcattaagtttgcaatttttgcacaactttaaacaattatttctcactcaccgggaatcggatttgagaaaataaatataccacggtcatctactccgaacgtagatcggcgctatatcatttaattttataaaattaaatgtgtcgttgaaattataattggtcaaagtccattgaccgggcatagattccaacaaaaTAAGGTTTGTAGAATAGCTAGGTTTAGAGAAAAAGATGTTTATTCCTTTAATTCTATGGGACTAGTTCTAAGagaattctataatttatagaattccCCCAACTTGATTCGGACTTACGATTCgggaaagaataaaaaagaaaacctgAAAAGATTTGACTCAATCtatctaatgaaataaatcGTTCGacatggaaataaaataataaaataaggaaaaagaaaTCTAATGAGATATGTAATCATTAAGCTTGACACTTTTGGGCGCGTTTCTCTTCGGTTGGATTCTGGACTTGGGTTGATCACGGGCTCTGGGCTCCTCGACTCGCTCTTCCGACTCCGCTGCTCCCACTTCCGGTTGGGTATCCGGCTGATCATGTTGCTGCATGGTTTCTTGCAGGCGTGAGGATGAGTCCCTATCAGTATGTTGACCCGGCGATAGAATGATAATGCCTTCGAATTTAAGTTCATTATGGCGcgatttttaaagttatttcATTTGTCCATAGAACACAAAAGAGTGACATTTTTACCGTATTTTCACTAACTTTATTGTTACTATCATGGGTCTTCTTTTGCaacattattttatgattttctttgATATTGTTAGTCCCAATCATTCCGTACACCATATTCATTCACAAATAAATGCCAACGCCCTTATTTTGTGATTATGATTTGTGTCGACTCACATTGTCCATTAAATAAATGGTCTCAGTGTTAAGCACGCAActtcttatttcttttgaCCCATAATTTTACGCGTTAGAATAAAcgcattaaaatacacatttagtttattttatttgaagggAAGTGGTTGGAATTTTAATACATCTATATATGGTTTCACAATAACTTATATGAGTTATGATTACCtctaaatcaatatatttagcTAAACAAGTAGACGTATAGTATAATTTCCCTTAATACGATCATTTCATGTATTTAAAGTGAGCACTAAATTAATATGACATTTATATACAATATTAATGTAGCCCTCTAGATaatgtaaaaatttaaaaccattGAGATCTGACTttgaccatatatatatatataattaatagagTCGGAAATGTTGACTTGGACAATTTGAGATCTAAGATAATAGTGATTTGCTGTCATGACATTCCAAGTCAAAACTACTGCATCCATATCCATCCAAACTACTGAATcaattactagtataaataaaaagctACACCTATCCATTTCTTCAAACACAATCAATGGCTACTCCTACACTTTCCATCTTCATACTTTCTTCTTTGctcattttatcttccttcTCAAATGCTCAAACCCAACCAAAAGCCTTCACCTTTCCAATTACAAAAGATGACCCAACCAACCAATACTACACCACAATCCAAATAGGCTCCAAAGCCACCACACTCCACGTCGGGATCGATCTCGGCGGCAATTTCCTATGGTTCAACTCCCAAGAATACTTTGCTGCAGCGGACTCGTACCGCCCGATCCTATGTGGGACCAAGCAGTGCCAGATCGCAAACGGAATTGGTTGCATCTTCTGCTTCCTGTCACCACCAGTGCCAGGATGCACTAACAACACATGCTCTGACTACTCCCTGAATCCCTTCACTGGGACCCAGGGCTACAGTGGCCTAGGCCAGGACGTCCTGCGGGTAGTCTCTACTCGCGGGACCCAGTATAAGATAAATAATTTCCCCTTCCAATACTCAGACCCTGTCCTGAGGGAAGCCCTAGCTACCCCTACGGCGGGGCTCATCGCCCTGGGCAGAACTAGGGTTTCCCTGCCAGCACAACTATCATCAGCTTTCAAAATCCGCGAGAAGTTCGCGCTATGCATCCCTTCTTCGGGAAGCAAAGGGAGCATGATCATCGGCGAGACAGCTTACACAAAGCCCTTCCAACAGATCTCGGAATCAATCTTGACCACACCTCTGCTCAGGAACCCTGTGAGCATAAACGGCAATGAAGTAATCGGAAACCTCACCATCCAGTATTTCATCGGCGTCAAGTCCATCAGAGTTGGCGAGACGCCTCTCGCGCTAAACAAAACCCTGCTCTCGATCAACAAGAGGACTGGAGAAGGAGGCACGAGCATACGGACGGTGAGGGCGTACACGAGCCTCCACAAGTCGATCTACGCAGCTCTGGTCGACGAGTTTGTGAAGGCGGCTGTAGCGAAGAACATCAAGAGAGTGGCGTCCGTGGCTCCATTCGGTGCTTGTTTCGATTCCAAGACGATATCCAGCACCGAGGCTGGGCCGGATGTGCCGATTATCGATTTCGTGCTGCAGAGTAAGAGCGTTTACTGGCGGTTTTACGGGTGGAACGCGATGGTGAGGGCTGGAGAGGGGGTGATGTGCCTTGCGTTTGTGGAGGGGCAGCCGAATTTGTCGGGGCCGACGACGTCGATCGTTGTGGGGGGTTACCAGATGGAGAATCATCTGCTGGAGTTTGATGTGGAGGCGGAGAAGCTAGGGTTTAGCTCGTCGCTTCTGCTGCGTGACACGAGCTGCGACAAGTTTGGAGCTGCCTAGATTGGATTTCATGCGTGTTTATATATGTGATCGATTATGGTGAGAATAAATGTGGAAGATGAGTAATATTGTTACCTGTTATGACTTATGAGTTTGATTAGTGCAACCGTGCTACTTGGCTTGTATATTTGTATGGAGTGATTGAGCATTACTTgtattatgaagtaataaatgtTAGTAAATGTTAATTCTGTTGACCGCTTGTATCCCACCAATTATCTCAAAGAGTTCTTTTTCTCACATTTTTTCGTCTCAtaataaaagtttattttcatttttactacgTCGCTCTCATATTTCAAGGTAATTTATTATACATGAATGTTATACTTAAATGCTTAGTAAGCCTCATCTCAACGTAGATAATAACTACATCCTCATATCGTGATATGCTACCTCACAAGTTGAGATTACCAAGAATAATACaattatcgaataaaaaagataaatattaagATTTGTACTGTATGTCATACCTACAACGATTGTGGGCCATAGTTAATGAACAATTCTCAATGGTGCACCCAATGGCGGATCTAGGGGCAGCGGGCGGGCGGGCACGACCGCCCCCTCTATGCGACTAATTTTCCCTTATTCGGATGTAAATTGTCATGTTTGCACCCTCAATTTCTAAATCCTGGATTCGCCATTCGGTGCACCAACGACCATAGTTGGCCGCGATGATGCACCCTTTGCGGAACGCAGTTATGGATTATACTATTTGCCCTcaaattatactccttcctTCCACGATAATTGACACTAACTTCTTGTTTCCGTCTGTCCATAATTAATTgacattcttatttttaatacttttggtaatagattccacattctactaatttatcaccctcacattttattaagtataaaattaatactaggATCCACGTTTCACTAACCGTTTCAATTAATCGTAGATGTATGGAGTATTACTAAGCAAACaattatcatataattcaacttaatattataatcatgcacaaattttatttaaaattggtaaCATTCAACCATCATAGACtctaaaatactagtagttttaaaaaaaatcaaatttcgaGAGTACTATCGTTTATCACATTTACACTAACTTTATTGTTATAGTATAATGGGTCTTCTTTTCACCATTcctattttatactcctacttaTTCTTTGATATTATTAGTCCCAAACATCTACAAATTTACAATGTACtcaattttcataaaagaACTTAATTAAATGGACTTAATGTCGCTGTTTTAATGTACTCCATTAATCACGCAACTTCCTTTTCagcttgtttttatttttattttttttgctgtACGCAATTTTGAGTCTTTGACCAATAATTTCACTCGGAAGAATAATATCGTATCCTTCGCAAAATTAAACTTTAGACCATAGATCCGTGTCAGACGCCAAACGCGtgaatacaaattaaaatagaaagctCACACTTGTTTACTCTCAGTAATTTATTTCgcatatatatgaaatttctaTGAATATACTATTAAggggtaactgcttttaaagtcatcaactttccatgaattcTGGTTTTCCCTacgaactttttaaaaagttcgtgtaatgtcACGAACTTAATTGTCGGTTGCCATTTTCCCATATCAGGTTTTCCggtctgattcaaactgttcgtttcctattaagacaatgtccaaattcttttatcttactatcgttatcttcatctttaaaatagcttcgcgtgggtaccttgcacgcctcaatcggaactcggatgaagaagttatggtcATTATGATAGTACAAGGCTGCACAAAGGTCGCATCCTTCAtaaaatggccataacttcttcaccCGAGTTCTGATTGAGGTGtacaaggtacccacgcgaagttatttcaaagacgaagataacgatagtaagataaaagaatttggacattgtcttaataggaaacgaacagtttgaatcagaccGGAAAACCTGACATGGGAAAATGGCAATCTATAATAAAGTTTGTGACATTACacgaatttttaaaagttcgtgggaaaaaccaaaattcatggaaagttgatgactttaaaagcagttacccTACTATTAATTCAAACTCTAcctataaattgatttttattgacatttttagtCATTTAACAATCTATGGAGTAAGAAGAAAAGACAATTGGAAACTGAATTTTACGTCTGACATTTTTACTAAAGTATGActataatagtaaaattaaaatttgaactttcaccagtcttcttctttttctatata
This window contains:
- the LOC125204666 gene encoding probable aspartic proteinase GIP2 produces the protein MATPTLSIFILSSLLILSSFSNAQTQPKAFTFPITKDDPTNQYYTTIQIGSKATTLHVGIDLGGNFLWFNSQEYFAAADSYRPILCGTKQCQIANGIGCIFCFLSPPVPGCTNNTCSDYSLNPFTGTQGYSGLGQDVLRVVSTRGTQYKINNFPFQYSDPVLREALATPTAGLIALGRTRVSLPAQLSSAFKIREKFALCIPSSGSKGSMIIGETAYTKPFQQISESILTTPLLRNPVSINGNEVIGNLTIQYFIGVKSIRVGETPLALNKTLLSINKRTGEGGTSIRTVRAYTSLHKSIYAALVDEFVKAAVAKNIKRVASVAPFGACFDSKTISSTEAGPDVPIIDFVLQSKSVYWRFYGWNAMVRAGEGVMCLAFVEGQPNLSGPTTSIVVGGYQMENHLLEFDVEAEKLGFSSSLLLRDTSCDKFGAA